One genomic segment of Mytilus trossulus isolate FHL-02 chromosome 4, PNRI_Mtr1.1.1.hap1, whole genome shotgun sequence includes these proteins:
- the LOC134714009 gene encoding uncharacterized protein LOC134714009, with amino-acid sequence MGHVANCCLIFKICVLILVYVNGQHSVNDGVNFKYVPNVNHLLAVRVHHDCYMYNTTQQEQHDMHDTLTMIGLEAKVLKMIDDRATYFKTASKDHYKHDLRRFNHFCQLGNSTLWVFKGHVF; translated from the exons ATGGGACATGTTGCAaattgttgtcttatttttaag atatgtgttttgattttggTGTACGTGAATGGACAGCATTCTGTAAATGACGgtgtaaatttcaaatatgttccGAATGTG aatcatCTTCTAGCTGTTAGAGTCCATCATGACTGCTACATGTATAACACTACGCAACAGGAACAACACGACATGCACGACACACTAACAATGATCGGCTTAGAG GCAAAAGTTTTGAAGATGATCGATGATCGTGCGACTTATTTCAAGACAGCATCTAAGGATCATTATAAACATGACCTCAGGCGGTTCAATCATTTCTGTCAACTAGGAAATTCTACACTTTGGGTCTTTAAAGGTCACGTGTTTTGA
- the LOC134715556 gene encoding uncharacterized protein LOC134715556: protein MGSPASDDEEPEIPTKVHVPHHLSEHLKVQSTGESIKSDKRPKSADAATRTVDSTQNSTQDLQHQYPLSNQARRSSLPPGLLESGEINSLCGQMLRYMGDEQYSMACSRHLRCMGDQLCYNYFIRNVIRSSGEFQHQNQNSHALTNSNSTPNLSKH, encoded by the coding sequence ATGGGGTCTCCAGCCTCAGATGATGAGGAACCCGAAATACCAACCAAGGTACATGTACCACACCACTTGTCAGAACATTTGAAAGTTCAATCAACGGGAGAATCAATCAAATCAGATAAACGGCCAAAATCTGCAGATGCTGCTACTAGAACTGTTGATTCCACACAAAATAGTACACAAGATTTACAACATCAATACCCTCTATCAAATCAAGCAAGACGATCTTCCCTCCCACCTGGATTATTAGAAAGTGGAGAGATAAATAGTTTATGTGGACAAATGTTACGATACATGGGTGATGAGCAATATTCTATGGCTTGTAGTCGGCATTTAAGATGTATGGGCGACCAGTTATGCTACAATTACTTCATTAGAAATGTAATCAGAAGTTCAGGAGAGTTTCAGCACCAGAATCAAAATTCTCATGCTTTGACAAATTCCAATTCTACACCAAATTTATCAAAGCATTGA